The region GGAGCAGACAGGTCATGTGGGTGGAACTTGAGGGAAGGGAAAGACTGCCATGTAGAGCCTTTGACCTTGGTCAGGGGGTCAAATGCCATTTCCCACTGCTAGGAGCCTCCTTCACTCAGACAGCAGGTATTTCTAAAGCACATGCCCTGCTCCCTGCACCCATGGTGTTGTGATCAGGAAAGGCAGGACAGGTGAGTGTGAAAATGCATATCCTGTGAGATTTGTCCCACTCTGATCTTACCTTCCTGAGAAAGCTTGGCATCTTGGGGGGTATAGCATCTTCAGACACAGGAATGGCTGCTTGTCTGTCAAGGACTTCTTTTAAGCCAGCATACTGATTGCATACAATCCTCCCACCAACTCTGGACTTTGGGTACTATTATCAACCCCTTTTTTCAGATGAGataactgaagcccagagaggttgagtaatttGCCAAAGTAACCCTGAAAAGCAGACCCAGGATTCACACCCAGGAAGCCTTGCTTCGGAATCTGTTTGTCACCCCTGTGCCATGTTGCCCGCCCCTGGCCCTGGCAAATATCCTTCAATAAATCCAATTTGCTCCCAGCATTGTGGCATGAAGAATATTGCTGGATCTGTAAATGTGCTACTAACGGGTGGCCAAGCAGACAGCAAGAGCATATAAATTGTGTGTATCTCAGCTCAGAACATTCTATCCTCTCCCAGCAGAACTGTAAACTGCTCTTAAGGTAAAGGGGAATGCCGGCCATCACAGGCAGATATAAGCACTCTCCAGGGGCCAGCAGCCAGCGtggtctctttttaaaattgcaaatagGATCATGTCCCACTTCCCATTGCTTTGAACTCTTCAGGCAGGTGCTTCCCATGGCTCttggaataaatataaaattcttaaCGTGCCTTTTGAGGCCTTGGGGAATGGGACGCTGCATTTGCCTGCAGCTTCATCTCCCCTTCTCTCACTGCTGCAGCCGCACTGTAGGCGTCCTTCTGTTCATAGCCAAGCtctttccttcctgcctcaggAAAGCAGGGTGTGGTGTTACAGGCATGGACTTTGGAACCAGACTGCCAGGTCTCTCATCTCAGATCTGTTTCTGAATAGTTTTTAACTTTCAACAAGTTTCTTAGTGTCTCTAAGTGTTGGTTTTtacatctgtaagatggggataaCAGTAGTATCTATCTCTGAGGGTTGTTTGAGAAGACAGAATGTGTTAATACAGGTAGGTCCCTGGGACGCAGTAAACACTGATAGTGTTAGCTCAGGGCCTTTCTCCCTTCCGACACCTCTTCTGTGACACCCTTCGTCCACCTCTTTGCCTGGCACACTCCTCATCTTTTGTGTCTGTCACGGCCTCAGGAGGATTTTTTAACACTACTCCTCCCACAAAACCAGGTTATGTGCCCCTAATACTTTTCATTTATGAGCTCACCTGGGAGCATGCAGTACGTGTTGAGTAaatgtgctgaatgaatgagcaaaatgGGGCCCAGGACTGGTGGTGCCCACTGTACCTTGGGCcagttctgtgttttgttttgccacAGCTGATACGTGGACCATTGCAAGGGATGACCTGCTTCTCGTTCTTCCCCTTCCAGAACACTCCGCTGGTCCAGGTGGGCAACATGTTAGTGCTTCTAGCCATGTCCCTGCCTCTAACCCAGAGGCCATGGAGGAGATAAGGTAGCCCCTCATCCCTGGATCTGATGGGGAAGCCCAGTTCAATGGATACAAAATATAAGGATGACTTATTTCGGAAGTATGTGCAGTTCCATGAGGGCAGAGTGGACGCCACCCCCAGCAAGCAGCGGCCTGGCAATGATGAGCACCTGCGGGTGGCAGCCTCGACCTTGCTCAGTCTGCACAAGGTGGATCCCTTTTATCGATTCCGGCTGATCCAGTTCTATGAGGTGGTGGAGAGCTCCTTGCGTGCGCTGAGCTCCTCCAGCCTGCGGGCTTTGCACTGCGCCTTCAGTGTGCTGGAAACGGTGGGTGTCAACCTCTTTCTCTACCCATGGAAGAAGGAATTCAGAAGCATTAAGGTAAGGTCTAAGGTAGGGCCCTCCACACTGGTCTCCCTTCTGCTTTCTTGTCCCTTCCAGTCCGTCTTGCGAGGGCTTGTGCCAGTTTGATCACATTCCTCCTCTGCTTGCAGACTCTCCCGTGTTTCCCACCGCCTTTGAGATAACAACCAGAATTACCCCCATGGCTTCTCACCTTGTCTGTCTGTTAAATGTCATCTCTTAACTGGGTCCCCACCTCTGGCAGCTCACATCTGCTGCTGGGAGGTTAGAAAGGCAGGCAGCACCCAGGTTGTGTGGAACCTGGAGGCCCAGGGCAGAGGGCCTGGATTTGTCCTAAGGGGATTGAAAAGTAAGGCGGTGCCATGATTAGTTTACATTTGAAGAGAATCCTCTGGCTGGTGTATGGGCAGTAGACTGTATGGGCAAGAGTggggcagggagaccagttaggaggctgcTGTAGAGGACCAGTAGTAacaggagtgaggaggaggaatcTGGGAGAGAATTCTGAATCATTCTGAAGGCAGTGATGGCTCAGGAGGGTTTTCACTAAGTCAGGGTCTTAAGTCTGACCTAGagggtggggcaagagtaggtttagTTTGTGAGGACGTGAAACACAAGTTTTTtctggtattattatttattattttccacatgaacaatttaaaacctacttttgctccacctgtATTCTTCAGACCTTTTAGAAAAGCCAGAAAGGAATATTCTCATTGCTCATCTGGCCCTGCTTCTGATCCTCGCTTCTCACCGAGTTTGCCCTGCTCCTTACAGGGAGTAGGGCTGTGGTGCCCAGGAGAAAGCTAATTGAAGGCTTTGTCCCCTGTGCTTAAGATAGGAGTGGTGCACCATTTCCCTCACACCAGGGAGCTGAGCTGTTGGTAAGCATTAGCCTCTGCCTCCTGTAGTGAGAAGCTATTGGGATCACTCCCTTCCCTTCTGTGGTTTCCTGCTTCCAGTTCAGACTAGGATGTGCTGCGTTTTGAGGCAGTCTCCCTTGTGTGTCAGAGAGAAAGTCCCTCCTCTTTGTCCCCCTTCCTTCCAGACCTACACGGGCCCCTTTGTTTATTATGTCAAGTCCACGTTACTGGAAGAGGACATCCGAACCATCCTGAACTACATGGGCTACGTGCCTGAGTTGGGGACCGTGTACAAGCTCACAGAATTGGTGGAGACCCTGCAGGTGAAGATGGTCTCCTTTGAGCTCTTTCTGGCCAAAGTGGAGTGTGAGCAGATGCTAGAAATCCACTCCCAAGTCAAGGACAAAGGCTACTCCGAGCTGGATGTGGTAAATGAGCGCAAGAGCAGTGCAGAGGATGTGCGGGGCTGCTCCAACGCCCTGCGGCGGCAGGCTGAGGCCCGGGAGCACCTGCCTGCTTCAGTGGCTCGAGTGGCACTCCAAAAGTCGGCCAGCGAGCGGGGGGCCAAGGACTACTACAAGCCGCGTGTGACCAAACTCTCGAGGTCAGTGGATGCCTACGACAGCTACTGGGAGAGTCAGAG is a window of Myotis daubentonii chromosome 8, mMyoDau2.1, whole genome shotgun sequence DNA encoding:
- the SPATA2 gene encoding spermatogenesis-associated protein 2, whose product is MGKPSSMDTKYKDDLFRKYVQFHEGRVDATPSKQRPGNDEHLRVAASTLLSLHKVDPFYRFRLIQFYEVVESSLRALSSSSLRALHCAFSVLETVGVNLFLYPWKKEFRSIKTYTGPFVYYVKSTLLEEDIRTILNYMGYVPELGTVYKLTELVETLQVKMVSFELFLAKVECEQMLEIHSQVKDKGYSELDVVNERKSSAEDVRGCSNALRRQAEAREHLPASVARVALQKSASERGAKDYYKPRVTKLSRSVDAYDSYWESQSRKPPLKTSLSLRKEPVAAEVGDDLKDEIIRPSPSLLTMSSSPHGSPDDLPSSSPSNGLGLLRGTYFSAQDDVDLYTDSEPRAAYRRQDALRPDVWLVRNDAHPLYHKHSPPTKESALSKCQNCGLSCSSSLCQRCGSLLPCPPASKPSTFPSKSSTHDSLAHGSSLREKYAGQTQLVHLHSKSKSSTTATSRCGFCNRPGATNTCTQCSKVSCDACLSAYHYDPCCKKSELHKFMPNNQLNYKSTQFSHLVYR